A region of the Yarrowia lipolytica chromosome 1C, complete sequence genome:
CGGTCAAGAGATGGAACAGGAAGGATACGTGAGCTACCGAACAGCATGTCATGCGTCTTCTGAACAACCGAATCCGAATCCGCATTGCGGGTATAACATTGCTAATATGATTCAAGTAGCTGAAATGTATCTCCCTagaataataatatatatagctgtaatggatcattagaataaaaaaaacacgagtatgtatgtaccaCTGTTCCTTGTAAACACTCTGTTCCGTGCTTTACCACTTGAAGAAATGTGgagttggtgttgtttACTCTGAAAGATGTCTAATATTAACAACGACAAGCACAAAACCAGATATTAATTAGTAATTATATGTAAGGGGTATGTTTCGATCAGTTAGTGGGGGCGGCGCCGACGGTGACGGTGACGGTCTTGACGGGATCGGGGAGAACAATGTGGGCGTTCTTGGAGGTCTCGGCATTCTTAGCAATGGTCTGGGCCATGTACATGTTGAAGACAGTTCGTCGGGCGAGCTTCAGGTCCTCAGCAGTGAAGGGCTTGTTAGAGGACTTGCCGACAACCCACTTGATGGCAGCCATGGGCAGGGTAGGGTTAACGGCCTTGGACCAAGGTCGTCCGGACTCGGCGGAGTActggacgacgagtcgGAGACCCTCAAGGAGCTCCTCGTGGGTGGGAGGACGAGAAAGATCCCTG
Encoded here:
- a CDS encoding uncharacterized protein (Compare to YALI0C15004g, highly similar to uniprot|Q6CE66 Yarrowia lipolytica YALI0B18194g) — translated: MKFSILALATLASMALGLVVTDDPEQLEYLETPSTNHIFLAYAKIIPSLAAANIVTNAGALALKMGMKIPFVNSRDLSRPPTHEELLEGLRLVVQYSAESGRPWSKAVNPTLPMAAIKWVVGKSSNKPFTAEDLKLARRTVFNMYMAQTIAKNAETSKNAHIVLPDPVKTVTVTVGAAPTN